A window of the Cololabis saira isolate AMF1-May2022 chromosome 19, fColSai1.1, whole genome shotgun sequence genome harbors these coding sequences:
- the unk gene encoding RING finger protein unkempt homolog isoform X1, with protein sequence MSKTHPQPPSCSSAATTGGASSSSSSSPAGGSTSPATVLNVQPEKPQHYTYLKEFRTEQCPLFVQHKCTQHRPFSCFHWHFLNQRRRRPIRRRDGTFNYSPDVYCTKYDEGTGTCPDGDECPFLHRTAGDTERRYHLRYYKTGSCIHETDAKGHCTKNGSHCAFAHGSHDLRSPVYDIREVQVMESQGGSGGTEGGGGDLQSGQAASTALIEKILSEEPRWQDNNYVLSHYKTELCKKPPRLCRQGYACPYYHNSKDRRRSPHKHKYRALPCPAVKQSEEWGDPSKCEGAEGCQYCHTRTEQQFHPEIYKSTKCNDMQQCGSCPRGPFCAFAHVEKPFGPDEPSFPNPSSPPPPRPPDPLPSQEACSSPSGQSTGLCCVSDPFSPSVSSCIAEQGLLGSVLSMCEDVSGGAEPLSPWAGEGGYGRAPGFEREDQAKHRSFALEQRHKEFSSTQSKQDLLVFLPVGSPLSLSSSIPSSLAATPPSPAAFGPLGSSISSGMNANALPFYPTSETVESVVESALDDLDLNDFGVSALERSLESSSALPSVGVMIGGSQLQSSAPVNIPGSFSSSAPFSSPSPSPPVRPHASPFFSTHLPQPSQSESTFLGPSHSSLGLNGMSTNIWEHFPSGQGSPGTPPALLPSGLCAETSRLKQELEDAHRMLKQWGHSWKHTAQVVVGGTQSRHRGVPRKCSTVIHGGGQSQAGGGRSTETDFSPAGGAGELTERRQSPPCTAPTPATTPTPNGVSPQFTGSAVQLLTSRGAGGVQETETALRDVRRAGLGVAALRPRTAVRELLQLHRVPALLRTDAGAAALLTSQRLGTLRTLD encoded by the exons CTCCCGCTACGGTGCTGAACGTGCAGCCCGAGAAACCTCAACATTACAC ATATCTCAAGGAGTTCAGAACTGAGCAATGTCCCCTGTTTGTACAACATAAATGTACACAACACAGGCCTTTTTCTTGTTTCCACTGGCATTTCCTAAACCAACGGCGCCGCAGACCCATCCGCAGACGGGACGGGACCTTCAACTACAGCCCAGATGTCTACTGTACCAAATACGATGAAGGAACAGGCACCTGCCCTGATGGAGATGA ATGCCCATTTTTACATCGAACAGCAGGTGACACCGAGCGGAGATACCACCTCCGTTATTATAAGACTGGATCGTGTATCCATGAAACCGATGCGAAAGGCCACTGCACCAAGAACGGCTCCCACTGTGCCTTTGCGCacgggtcacatgacctgcgCAGCCCTGTTTACGATATTAG AGAAGTACAGGTGATGGAGTCTCAAGGGGGCTCGGGGGGCACggagggaggtggaggagacTTGCAGTCAGGGCAGGCAGCAAGCACAGCCCTGATAGAGAAGATCCTGAGTGAGGAACCACGGTGGCAAG ATAACAACTATGTGCTGTCCCACTACAAGACAGAGCTCTGTAAGAAACCTCCTCGCCTGTGTCGTCAAGGTTACGCCTGCCCGTACTACCACAATAGTAAAGACAGGAGGCGCAGCCCACACAAGCACAAATATAG AGCGCTGCCATGCCCAGCAGTGAAACAGAGCGAGGAATGGGGAGATCCTAGTAAATGTGAGGGAGCGGAGGGATGTCAGTACTGCCACACACGAACAGAGCAGCAATTCCATCCagag ATCTACAAATCCACCAAGTGTAACGACATGCAGCAGTGTGGTAGCTGTCCCAGAGGACCTTTCTGTGCCTTTGCTCATGTCGAAA AGCCCTTTGGTCCTGACGAGCCATCATTCCCTAATCCCAGCTCCCCTCCACCCCCAAGACCTCCAGACCCTCTTCCTAGTCAGGAGGCTTGTTCCAGTCCTAGTGGCCAAAGTACAGGACTTTGTTGTGTGTCAGACCCCTTCTCTCCCTCTGTGTCGTCATGTATAGCGGAGCAAGGCCTGCTGGGTAGCGTTTTATCTATGTGTGAAGATGTTAGTGGAGGTGCAGAGCCTCTGTCTCCGTGGGCAGGAGAAGGAGGCTATGGCAGGGCACCTGGATTTGAGCGGGAAGATCAG GCTAAACATCGGAGTTTTGCTCTTGAACAGCGTCACAAAGAGTTTTCATCAACACAAAGCAAACAG GACTTGTTGGTGTTCCTGCCGGTCGGCAGCCCTCTGAGTCTGTCCTCCAGCATCCCCTCCAGCTTGGCCGCCACCCCGCCCAGCCCTGCTGCGTTCGGCCCGCTGGGGTCCAGCATCTCCTCAGGCATGAACGCCAACGCCCTGCCCTTCTACCCCACCAGTGAGACCGTGGAGTCGGTTGTTG AGTCGGCGCTGGACGATCTGGATTTAAACGATTTTGGCGTGTCGGCGTTGGAAAGAAGCCTGGAGAGCAGCTCGGCTCTGCCCAGCGTTGGAGTTATGATAG GAGGCAGCCAGCTTCAGAGTTCTGCTCCCGTCAACATTCCCGGATCTTTCAGCAGCTCCGCTCCCTTCAGCTCGCCTTCGCCGTCGCCACCGGTCAGACCACACGCTtcacccttcttctccactCATCTGCCCCAACCCAGCCAGTCAGAGAGCACCTTCCTGGGACCATCCCACAGCTCTTTGG GTCTCAATGGCATGAGCACAAATATCTGGGAGCATTTCCCCTCGGGGCAGGGCTCTCCTGGAACTCCCCCCGCCCTGCTGCCCTCTGGCCTCTGTGCTGAGACGTCCAGGCTCAAGCAGGAGCTGGAGGACGCCCACCGGATGCTCAAGCAGTGGGGTCACAGCTGGAAACACACAGCTCAGGTAG TCGTGGGCGGCACTCAAAGCAGACACAGAGGAGTCCCGCGGAAATGCAGCACGGTTATCCATGGAGGCGGACAGAGCCAGGCAGGCGGAGGAAGAAGCACAGAGACAGATTTCTCTCCTGCAGGAGGCGCTGGAGAGCTTACGGAGCGGCGACAATCCCCACCTTGCACTGCACCAACTCCAGCTACTACACCGACTCCCAATGGAGTCAGTCCTCAGTTTACAGGCTCAGCTGTGCAGCTGCTTACGAGCCGTGGAGCAG GTGGTGTACAGGAAACAGAGACAGCGCTGCGTGACGTGCGGCGAGCAGGGCTCGGTGTCGCTGCCCTGCGGCCACGGACTGCAGTGCGAGAGCTGCTCCAGCTCCACCGAGTGCCCGCTCTGCTCCGAACAGAcgctggagcagcagctctcttGACCTCTCAGCGGCTCGGGACGCTACGGACTCTAGATTAA
- the unk gene encoding RING finger protein unkempt homolog isoform X2 — MSKTHPQPPSCSSAATTGGASSSSSSSPAGGSTSPATVLNVQPEKPQHYTYLKEFRTEQCPLFVQHKCTQHRPFSCFHWHFLNQRRRRPIRRRDGTFNYSPDVYCTKYDEGTGTCPDGDECPFLHRTAGDTERRYHLRYYKTGSCIHETDAKGHCTKNGSHCAFAHGSHDLRSPVYDIREVQVMESQGGSGGTEGGGGDLQSGQAASTALIEKILSEEPRWQDNNYVLSHYKTELCKKPPRLCRQGYACPYYHNSKDRRRSPHKHKYRALPCPAVKQSEEWGDPSKCEGAEGCQYCHTRTEQQFHPEIYKSTKCNDMQQCGSCPRGPFCAFAHVEKPFGPDEPSFPNPSSPPPPRPPDPLPSQEACSSPSGQSTGLCCVSDPFSPSVSSCIAEQGLLGSVLSMCEDVSGGAEPLSPWAGEGGYGRAPGFEREDQAKHRSFALEQRHKEFSSTQSKQDLLVFLPVGSPLSLSSSIPSSLAATPPSPAAFGPLGSSISSGMNANALPFYPTSETVESVVESALDDLDLNDFGVSALERSLESSSALPSVGVMIGGSQLQSSAPVNIPGSFSSSAPFSSPSPSPPVRPHASPFFSTHLPQPSQSESTFLGPSHSSLGLNGMSTNIWEHFPSGQGSPGTPPALLPSGLCAETSRLKQELEDAHRMLKQWGHSWKHTAQSWAALKADTEESRGNAARLSMEADRARQAEEEAQRQISLLQEALESLRSGDNPHLALHQLQLLHRLPMESVLSLQAQLCSCLRAVEQVVYRKQRQRCVTCGEQGSVSLPCGHGLQCESCSSSTECPLCSEQTLEQQLS; from the exons CTCCCGCTACGGTGCTGAACGTGCAGCCCGAGAAACCTCAACATTACAC ATATCTCAAGGAGTTCAGAACTGAGCAATGTCCCCTGTTTGTACAACATAAATGTACACAACACAGGCCTTTTTCTTGTTTCCACTGGCATTTCCTAAACCAACGGCGCCGCAGACCCATCCGCAGACGGGACGGGACCTTCAACTACAGCCCAGATGTCTACTGTACCAAATACGATGAAGGAACAGGCACCTGCCCTGATGGAGATGA ATGCCCATTTTTACATCGAACAGCAGGTGACACCGAGCGGAGATACCACCTCCGTTATTATAAGACTGGATCGTGTATCCATGAAACCGATGCGAAAGGCCACTGCACCAAGAACGGCTCCCACTGTGCCTTTGCGCacgggtcacatgacctgcgCAGCCCTGTTTACGATATTAG AGAAGTACAGGTGATGGAGTCTCAAGGGGGCTCGGGGGGCACggagggaggtggaggagacTTGCAGTCAGGGCAGGCAGCAAGCACAGCCCTGATAGAGAAGATCCTGAGTGAGGAACCACGGTGGCAAG ATAACAACTATGTGCTGTCCCACTACAAGACAGAGCTCTGTAAGAAACCTCCTCGCCTGTGTCGTCAAGGTTACGCCTGCCCGTACTACCACAATAGTAAAGACAGGAGGCGCAGCCCACACAAGCACAAATATAG AGCGCTGCCATGCCCAGCAGTGAAACAGAGCGAGGAATGGGGAGATCCTAGTAAATGTGAGGGAGCGGAGGGATGTCAGTACTGCCACACACGAACAGAGCAGCAATTCCATCCagag ATCTACAAATCCACCAAGTGTAACGACATGCAGCAGTGTGGTAGCTGTCCCAGAGGACCTTTCTGTGCCTTTGCTCATGTCGAAA AGCCCTTTGGTCCTGACGAGCCATCATTCCCTAATCCCAGCTCCCCTCCACCCCCAAGACCTCCAGACCCTCTTCCTAGTCAGGAGGCTTGTTCCAGTCCTAGTGGCCAAAGTACAGGACTTTGTTGTGTGTCAGACCCCTTCTCTCCCTCTGTGTCGTCATGTATAGCGGAGCAAGGCCTGCTGGGTAGCGTTTTATCTATGTGTGAAGATGTTAGTGGAGGTGCAGAGCCTCTGTCTCCGTGGGCAGGAGAAGGAGGCTATGGCAGGGCACCTGGATTTGAGCGGGAAGATCAG GCTAAACATCGGAGTTTTGCTCTTGAACAGCGTCACAAAGAGTTTTCATCAACACAAAGCAAACAG GACTTGTTGGTGTTCCTGCCGGTCGGCAGCCCTCTGAGTCTGTCCTCCAGCATCCCCTCCAGCTTGGCCGCCACCCCGCCCAGCCCTGCTGCGTTCGGCCCGCTGGGGTCCAGCATCTCCTCAGGCATGAACGCCAACGCCCTGCCCTTCTACCCCACCAGTGAGACCGTGGAGTCGGTTGTTG AGTCGGCGCTGGACGATCTGGATTTAAACGATTTTGGCGTGTCGGCGTTGGAAAGAAGCCTGGAGAGCAGCTCGGCTCTGCCCAGCGTTGGAGTTATGATAG GAGGCAGCCAGCTTCAGAGTTCTGCTCCCGTCAACATTCCCGGATCTTTCAGCAGCTCCGCTCCCTTCAGCTCGCCTTCGCCGTCGCCACCGGTCAGACCACACGCTtcacccttcttctccactCATCTGCCCCAACCCAGCCAGTCAGAGAGCACCTTCCTGGGACCATCCCACAGCTCTTTGG GTCTCAATGGCATGAGCACAAATATCTGGGAGCATTTCCCCTCGGGGCAGGGCTCTCCTGGAACTCCCCCCGCCCTGCTGCCCTCTGGCCTCTGTGCTGAGACGTCCAGGCTCAAGCAGGAGCTGGAGGACGCCCACCGGATGCTCAAGCAGTGGGGTCACAGCTGGAAACACACAGCTCAG TCGTGGGCGGCACTCAAAGCAGACACAGAGGAGTCCCGCGGAAATGCAGCACGGTTATCCATGGAGGCGGACAGAGCCAGGCAGGCGGAGGAAGAAGCACAGAGACAGATTTCTCTCCTGCAGGAGGCGCTGGAGAGCTTACGGAGCGGCGACAATCCCCACCTTGCACTGCACCAACTCCAGCTACTACACCGACTCCCAATGGAGTCAGTCCTCAGTTTACAGGCTCAGCTGTGCAGCTGCTTACGAGCCGTGGAGCAG GTGGTGTACAGGAAACAGAGACAGCGCTGCGTGACGTGCGGCGAGCAGGGCTCGGTGTCGCTGCCCTGCGGCCACGGACTGCAGTGCGAGAGCTGCTCCAGCTCCACCGAGTGCCCGCTCTGCTCCGAACAGAcgctggagcagcagctctcttGA
- the unc13d gene encoding protein unc-13 homolog D, giving the protein MSSQREDTCAKENQLQTPDQDHGLTRHKQFSPGHARKFGWTRRNKGRKDFKEEENPEEKARRHKEQELKPLYKELLYTIAHKMGKPSYAEVFTDGQLQQYMQEAFGMTESEHSNLMAKVGSTEPPVYCLMATVKEAKGILGKDVSGFSDPYCILTILEEEAEKRTRHSAKPVKFVVKDAASNDKIYQTEIKKQTLNPIWNQTFILEFEDMTGASFHLEMWDKDEDVSLSQKLEDIKTNFNSLRRMIKEAKKEKGTDDFLGNIIIKLQALHCTEDNWHNLEPRTETYPDRGQCHLNLKFIHKARDGTLSPGRNAYINYCGILQQFVQAYISKQQGSAPWKGALCGEAQTLLELYATQNDLSPFLQDLAKWVAYSKLYQTLEVDSSVLLQQLTSIEYHWHQQELPYQQKQELGDSLHGFLQYGLCLVAKYRDIFPPIASSTPKLHTLLRILVQICKTRAFQKLNPAQFELHDEVTDAIQTGTEEWFTIKKGLHQPMTKDLAEIGSALSRLIVEVHDDIKNNKDVWNRVFVSAVQVDVFTVVYKKFDSLLAREIRETLSLMEGQMDQNLSKSLFPVYLTLQAIHKDKAFLQKRGLLELTNLHEGFRDALPYWLNQAFSTTQDRVERAVQVDQLQPLQTGAVPIKHSSSAVDLVACIQPICQMWEQLSWPDPEEGFMLMVKLTEDVCKIVVNYCHLLKDRVRVLSENSDHSSAINMLCVVVNDLEHLRSVLTRIPTQLNWAGLRNRTQSVIGESQFHNTLHSQLQQAQSMLGREIRSALDTLGKRLNTDIETHVRSMSTRRRIPSKSTEDAAAPLMRYLEQELAYMNENLVHENFSSLLMPLWNNSLKILHHVSTQHPQQEGLMVFCQRLLYTLQCLEQCFHAEGNGLPLNTLHSGEYKTLKAYLTHNSLNSQQLMEKFFHRKISEQRAYSGEKYGAVTLCTVYRRSDQRLRVEVLNAVNLLPMDSNGFSDPFVVLSLEPNHIFPQVEPRSTQIKRCDLNPLFDESFEFMVSLDQCLASGACLMVTVLDYDTLRTDDFEGEAFLAFEDIQGVTGGNEEEGSSQPDPMPSQIRLPLMHPKPNEDSILRLLESRKGEREAQAFVKRRRQREKQSLEGNQP; this is encoded by the exons ATGTCCAGTCAACGAGAGGACACCTGCGCCAAGGAAAATCAACTGCAAACACCTGACCAG GATCATGGCTTGACAAGACACAAACAG TTTTCCCCGGGCCATGCTCGTAAATTTGGGTGGACGAGGAGAAACAAAGGCAGAAAG GACTTTAAAGAAGAGGAAAATCCGGAGGAGAAGGCGAGGCGACACAAAGAGCAGGAG TTGAAGCCTCTGTATAAAGAGCTGCTGTACACCATTGCACATAAGATGGGGAAACCGTCGTACGCTGAGGTCTTCACAGACGGCCAGCTTCAACAGTACATGCAGGAG GCTTTCGGTATGACAGAATCAGAGCACAGCAATTTGATGGCGAAAGTAGGGAGCACAGAG CCCCCGGTGTACTGTCTGATGGCCACTGTAAAGGAGGCCAAGGGGATCCTGGGAAAAGACGTCAGTG GTTTCAGTGACCCGTACTGCATACTGACCATATTAGAAGAAGAGGCGGAGAAACGGACGCGCCACTCCGCCAAACCAGTGAAATTCGTTGTCAAGGATGCTGCATCAAATGACAAAATCTACCAAACAGAGATAAAGAAGCAGACCTTAAACCCTATTTGGAACCAGACGTTCATACT AGAATTTGAAGATATGACCGGCGCTAGCTTTCATCTTGAGATGTG GGACAAGGATGAAGACGTGTCGCTCTCTCAGAAACTAGAAGACATCAAAACCAACTTTAACAGTTTAAGAAG GATGATCAAGGAGGCCAAAAAGGAGAAAGGGACTGATGACTTTTTGGGAAATATCATTATAAAATTACAG GCTCTCCACTGCACCGAGGACAACTGGCACAATCTGGAGCCCCGGACAGAGACATACCCTGACCGCGGCCAGTGCCATCTCAACCTCAAGTTCATCCACAAAGCT AGAGATGGGACGCTGAGTCCTGGGCGCAATGCGTACATCAACTACTGCGGGATTCTCCAGCAGTTCGTCCAGGCTTACATCTCCAAGCAACAG GGTTCTGCTCCGTGGAAAGGGGCTCTGTGTGGCGAGGCTCAGACTCTGCTCGAACTTTACGCCACACAGAATGACCTCTCGCCTTTTTTGCAAGACCTGGC GAAGTGGGTGGCTTACAGCAAGCTGTACCAGACTTTAGAGGTGGACTCGTCtgtgctcctccagcagctcaccAGCATAGAGTACCACTGGCACCAGCAGGAGCTGCCGTACCAGCAG AAACAGGAACTCGGGGATTCTCTTCACGGGTTCCTGCAGTACGGATTGTGTCTGGTGGCCAAATACAGAGACATCTTCCCCCCGATTGCTAGCTCTACTCCGAAACTACACACGCTGCTCAG GATCTTGGTCCAGATCTGTAAGACTCGAGCATTTCAGAAACTGAACCCGGCGCAGTTCGAGCTTCACGATGAAGTCACTGACGCCATCCAG ACGGGAACAGAGGAGTGGTTCACCATCAAGAAGGGTTTGCATCAGCCAATGACCAAG GACCTGGCAGAGATTGGCAGCGCCCTCTCCAGGTTGATTGTGGAGGTGCATGAcgacataaaaaacaacaaggaCGTCTGGAACAGAGTGTTTGTCAG CGCTGTTCAAGTTGATGTATTCACCGTTGTCTACAAAAAGTTTGACTCCCTG CTCGCAAGGGAAATCAGGGAAACGTTATCCTTAATGGAGGGTCAAATGGACCAGAATCTATCCAAAAGCTTGTTCCCTGTTTACCTGACCCTGCAAGCAATCCACAAAGACAAGGCCTTCTTACAGAAGAG GGGCTTGCTGGAGCTCACCAACCTTCACGAGGGATTCAGAGACGCTCTGCCGTACTGGCTCAACCAGGCCTTCAGCACCACCCAGGACAGGGTGGAGAGGGCTGTGCAGGTGGACCAG CTCCAGCCGCTGCAGACGGGTGCGGTGCCCATCAAACACAGCTCTTCAGCGGTGGACCTGGTGGCCTGCATCCAGCCCATCTGCCAGATGTGGGAGCAGCTGTCCTGGCCCGACCCCGAGGAGGGCTTCATGCTCATGGTCAAACTCACTGAG gaTGTGTGTAAGATTGTGGTGAACTACTGTCACCTCCTGAAGGACAGAGTCCGGGTTCTGTCGGAGAACTCCGACCACAGCAGCGCCATCAACATG CTGTGTGTGGTGGTGAACGACCTGGAGCACCTGCGCTCCGTGCTGACCCGGATCCCCACTCAACTCAACTGGGCCGGTCTCCGCAACCGAACGCAGAGCGTCATCGGGGAGAGCCAGTTCCACAACACGCTGCATTCCCAGCTCCAGCAGGCCCAGAGCATGCTGGGCCGAGAGATCCGATCAGCACTAGACACTCTCGGGAAAAGG TTAAACACAGACATCGAGACACATGTCAGGAGCATGTCGACCAGACGGAGGATTCCCTCCAAGTCCACAGAGGAT GCGGCGGCCCCTCTTATGCGCTACCTGGAGCAAGAGCTGGCGTACATGAATGAAAACCTGGTCCATGAGAACTTCAGCAG TCTCCTGATGCCTCTGTGGAATAACTCCCTGAAAATCCTCCATCACGTATCGACTCAGCATCCGCAGCAGGAGGGGCTCATGGTGTTCTGTCAAAGGCTGCTGTATACTCTGCAG tgccTCGAGCAGTGCTTTCACGCCGAGGGAAATGGCCTTCCTCTGAACACACTGCACTCCGGTGAATACAAG ACTCTGAAGGCGTACCTCACTCACAACTCCCTGAACAGCCAGCAGCTCATGGAGAAGTTCTTTCACAGAAAAATAAGTGAGCAG AGAGCGTACAGTGGAGAGAAATACGGTGCAGTGACCCTGTGCACAGTCTACAGAAGATCTGACCAACGGCTCCGGGTCGAAGTTCTGAACGCAGTCAACCTCTTACCAATGGACTCTAATG GTTTCAGTGACCCATTTGTGGTCCTGAGTCTGGAGCCGAACCACATCTTTCCTCAAGTAGAGCCTCGCAGCACCCAGATCAAAAGATGTGATCTCAATCCTCTTTTTGACGAGTCCTTTGAATT CATGGTGTCCCTGGACCAGTGCCTGGCTTCAGGTGCTTGCCTGATGGTCACGGTTCTGGACTACGACACCCTGAGAACAGACGACTTCGAGGGCGAGGCCTTCCTGGCCTTCGAGGACATACAGGGAGTTACTGGAGGAAACGAAGAGGAAGGCAGCTCCCAGCCAGACCCCATGCCTTCCCAGATACGCCTTCCTTTGATGCACCCTAAACCTAATG AGGACAGCATCCTGAGGTTGCTGGAGTCCAGGAAAGGAGAGCGAGAGGCGCAGGCTTTCGTGAAAAGGCGACGGCAGCGGGAGAAACAGTCCCTGGAGGGCAATCAGCCGTAA